A window of Rhododendron vialii isolate Sample 1 chromosome 13a, ASM3025357v1 contains these coding sequences:
- the LOC131313250 gene encoding hydroxyproline O-galactosyltransferase GALT2 produces the protein MMKRPKSEFPAARRCKLSHFLLAIAALYLIFVSFKFPRLLEIASVLSGDDTNAAPDEVLAGDAEDGDLIKPILDNIREDLSTRGLEDNENQNAPWTSHKEAVKVGKGESPPIKPLQHRYGRITGEIMRRRNRTLDLSVLERMADEAWELGLKAWEEVEKINEKDISHSSILEGKPESCPSWVSMSGEEFAKGDHIMFLPCGLAAGSSITVVGTPHHAHQEYVPKLATAKRGNPLVLVSQFMVELQGLKSVVGEDPPKILHLNPRLRGDWSELPVIEHNTCYRMQWGTAQRCDGLPSNNEDDMLVDGHRRCEKWMRNGIIDSKESKTTSWFQRFIGRSQKPEVTWPFPFVESRLFVLSVRAGIDGFHINVGGRHVTSFPYRTGFTLGDATGLAIKGDVDIDSVYATSLPTSHPSFSPQRVLEMSTKWKALPLPKTPVRLFIGILSATNHFAERMAVRKTWMQSPAIKSLDVVVRFFVALNPRKEVNAVLKKEAAYFGDIVILPFMDRYELVVLKTITICEYGVQNVTAAHIMKCDDDTFVRVDTVMKEIEGVSPKRSLYMGNLNLLHRPLRSGKWAVTYEEWPQEVYPPYANGPGYIITSDIAKFIISQHANRHLRLFKMEDVSMGMWVEQFNSSTPVQYSHNWKFCQYGCMENYYTAHYQSPRQMICLWDNLARGRAHCCNFR, from the exons ATGATGAAGAGGCCGAAAAGCGAATTTCCTGCCGCGAGGAGGTGCAAGCTGTCTCATTTTTTGTTGGCAATAGCTGCATTGTACTTgatttttgtttccttcaagTTCCCTCGGTTATTGGAGATTGCTTCGGTGTTGAGTGGTGACGATACTAATGCAGCTCCGGATGAGGTTTTGGCAGGGGATGCCGAAGATGGAGACTTGATCAAGCCAATTTTGGATAATATCCGGGAGGATTTGTCTACTAGGGGATTAGAAGATAATGAAAACCAAAATGCACCCTGGACGTCACATAAAGAGGCAGTAAAAGTGGGGAAAGGAGAATCCCCACCAATAAAGCCTCTCCAGCATCGTTATGGTCGAATAACAGGTGAGATAATGAGGCGGAGGAATAGGACTCTGGATTTGTCAGTGTTAGAAAGAATGGCAGATGAGGCATGGGAATTAGGATTGAAGGCGTGGGAAGAAGTGGAAAAAATCAATGAGAAGGATATAAGCCATAGTTCTATACTTGAGGGGAAGCCTGAGTCCTGTCCTTCATGGGTTTCAATGAGTGGTGAAGAATTTGCTAAGGGTGACCATATCATGTTCCTTCCTTGTGGGCTTGCGGCAGGTTCTTCCATTACAGTGGTGGGGACACCGCATCACGCACATCAAGAGTATGTTCCAAAACTTGCAACAGCGAAGAGAGGCAATCCATTGGTGCTGGTTTCACAATTTATGGTTGAATTGCAAGGGTTGAAGTCGGTGGTCGGGGAGGACCCGCCCAAGATTCTGCATCTGAATCCTAGGCTGAGAGGAGATTGGAGTGAACTACCAGTCATTGAACATAATACCTGTTACAGGATGCAATGGGGGACAGCGCAAAGGTGTGATGGGTTACCATCCAATAATGAAGATGATATGCTTG TTGATGGACATAGGAGATGTGAAAAATGGATGCGAAATGGCATAATCGATTCAAAAGAGTCCAAGACAACCTCATGGTTCCAGCGATTCATTGGTCGATCACAGAAACCGGAAGTGACGTGGCCATTTCCTTTTGTGGAGAGTAGATTGTTTGTTTTGAGTGTGCGTGCTGGTATTGATGGCTTTCATATTAATGTTGGAGGTCGACACGTGACTTCATTTCCATATCGAACT GGGTTTACACTTGGAGATGCAACTGGATTGGCAATTAAAGGTGATGTGGATATTGATTCAGTTTATGCTACCTCTCTGCCAACATCTCACCCAAGCTTCTCACCCCAAAGGGTACTAGAAATGTCTACAAAATGGAAAGCTCTCCCATTGCCCAAAACCCCTGTTAGACTTTTTATTGGGATACTCTCTGCAACCAATCATTTTGCAGAACGCATGGCAGTTAGAAAAACTTGGATGCAATCTCCAGCAATCAAGTCCTTGGATGTAGTAGTTCGTTTCTTTGTTGCATTG AATCCAAGGAAGGAGGTGAATGCAGTTCTGAAGAAAGAAGCTGCTTACTTTGGCGATATTGTGATTTTGCCATTCATGGATCGCTATGAGCTTGTGGTTCTAAAAACTATTACCATCTGCGAGTATGGG GTTCAAAATGTGACAGCTGCTCACATCATGAAATGTGATGACGACACATTTGTTAGGGTGGACACTGTCATGAAAGAAATCGAAGGCGTCTCTCCTAAACGGTCTCTGTACATGGGCAACCTCAATCTCTTACATCGGCCTCTTAGAAGTGGGAAATGGGCTGTCACTTACGAG GAATGGCCTCAAGAAGTATATCCTCCTTATGCCAATGGGCCTGGGTACATAATAACCAGCGATATTGCTAAATTCATCATCTCTCAACATGCCAATCGGCACCTACGG CTGTTCAAGATGGAGGATGTGAGCATGGGAATGTGGGTTGAGCAGTTCAACAGCTCCACGCCGGTCCAGTACTCCCACAACTGGAAGTTTTGTCAATACGGTTGCATGGAGAATTACTACACGGCTCATTACCAATCCCCTAGACAGATGATATGCTTATGGGACAATTTGGCGAGGGGTCGGGCCCACTGCTGCAACTTTAGATGA
- the LOC131313251 gene encoding phospholipase A1-Igamma1, chloroplastic, with translation MESVSSTIHHHIAAALRPAPNPFPKIRARQQLAVDPHPNPDPQKMNRATRLAESLSSLLHLHTETHAQKIVQPSNWNLHFDEEDRHNTPAMSPKENISDKWREIHGCGDWHNLLDPLYPWLRREIVKYGEFAQATYDAFDFDSFSEFCGSCRYSRNRLFEKLGLTKHGYTVSNYIYAMSHVDVPQWLERSRLGETWSKDSNWMGFVAVSDEEESRRIGRRDIVVAWRGTVAPSEWYEDMQRKLEAIGHGEAKVEHGFLSLYTTKSDATRYNKSSASEQVMEEVKKLVEMYRGRGEEVSLTITGHSLGGALALLNAYEAAASIPGLPISVISFGAPRVGNIAFRDEIYQMGVKTLRVVLKQDVVPRMPGIVFNESLQMFDDFTGTLEWVYTHVGAELKLDAQSSPYLKRKIDLLGFHMLETYLHLVDGFLSSTSTFRSDARRDFALVNKSCDMLVDELRIPHCWYQIENKGLVRNAHGRWVKPKRDPEDIPSPTTMEEAHTFVKEVRESHEGRLEPLLSV, from the coding sequence ATGGAATCGGTATCCTCCACCATCCACCACCACATCGCGGCGGCTCTCCGCCCCGCCCCCAATCCCTTTCCGAAAATCCGTGCCCGTCAACAACTCGCGGTCGATCCTCATCCCAATCCCGACCCCCAGAAAATGAACCGTGCCACTCGCCTTGCCGAATCGCTCTCGAGCCTCCTACACCTCCACACGGAAACACATGCCCAAAAGATTGTGCAGCCATCGAATTGGAATTTACATTTCGATGAGGAGGACAGGCACAACACACCGGCGATGTCTCCCAAGGAAAACATATCTGATAAGTGGCGAGAAATCCATGGTTGCGGCGATTGGCACAATCTCCTCGATCCGCTTTACCCTTGGCTGAGAAGAGAGATAGTCAAATACGGTGAGTTCGCGCAAGCGACTTACGATGCTTTCGACTTTGACTCATTCTCTGAGTTCTGCGGGAGCTGTAGATACAGTCGTAACAGGCTCTTTGAGAAGTTGGGGCTTACGAAGCATGGTTACACGGTGAGCAACTACATTTACGCCATGTCACACGTGGATGTCCCCCAGTGGCTAGAGAGGTCGCGTCTCGGCGAAACATGGAGTAAAGACTCCAATTGGATGGGGTTCGTGGCGGTGAGCGATGAGGAAGAGTCGCGTCGAATAGGAAGGAGGGATATAGTCGTTGCGTGGCGCGGCACGGTGGCGCCGTCGGAGTGGTACGAGGATATGCAAAGGAAGTTAGAGGCTATAGGGCATGGAGAAGCTAAAGTGGAACATGGGTTCTTAAGCCTTTACACGACCAAGAGTGATGCTACTAGATATAACAAGTCAAGTGCCTCAGAGCAAGTCATGGAAGAAGTGAAAAAGCTAGTGGAAATGTATAGGGGGAGAGGTGAAGAAGTAAGCCTTACAATCACTGGCCATAGCTTAGGTGGTGCATTGGCTCTCTTAAATGCCTACGAAGCTGCGGCCTCAATTCCCGGTCTTCCCATAAGTGTCATATCTTTCGGTGCACCTAGGGTTGGCAACATCGCTTTTCGAGACGAGATTTACCAAATGGGAGTCAAGACTTTGCGAGTGGTTTTGAAACAAGATGTTGTCCCTCGGATGCCAGGGATTGTCTTCAATGAGAGCTTACAAATGTTTGACGATTTCACTGGGACTCTGGAGTGGGTGTACACTCATGTCGGAGCTGAATTAAAGCTAGACGCACAGTCTTCCCCTTATCTCAAGCGAAAAATCGATTTGCTAGGATTTCATATGCTTGAGACGTACCTTCATCTTGTTGATGGTTTTCTAAGCTCAACCTCAACGTTTCGATCCGACGCTCGACGGGATTTTGCCTTGGTGAACAAGTCTTGTGACATGCTTGTGGATGAGTTGAGGATTCCACATTGTTGGTACCAAATAGAAAACAAGGGGTTAGTGCGGAATGCTCATGGAAGGTGGGTTAAGCCCAAAAGGGATCCAGAAGACATTCCTTCACCAACTACTATGGAAGAAGCCCATACCTTTGTAAAGGAGGTGAGGGAAAGTCATGAAGGACGACTTGAACCATTGTTAAGTGTATAA